GGAGAATCAGCTCTTCGATCATTAAACCACTGAAACATTGATCTCTAGATTATGCAGCTGCAGCAAATGGTTCTCAGAGACATAGATTTTGCCTAAACACTTACTAGAATGGGTTTCTAAAATAGATATGGTCCTGAATGGAATTTTTTTTGCTCCCACGCTGCTCCAGCAGTTTTGATCTAGTACCATCACAATCAAACATGCGAACTTTTCAGCAACTATCACAGTATGTCAAATGCCTGGCTGTGAATCTTTGATGCTGCTAGATCAACTGTTCTTGAACGGAATTTGTTTGCTCGAAGTTACCAAAAGTTACCAAAACATTGGGAAATATGAACTGCATTTAATCAATTCACGTGACAATGCCCATTGAAATTTGccatttctttttgttcttcttactTCGTAGTCAAGCTGATCTGAACATAATACTTCTCATTGAATTATGGATAGAATCATAACACCTAAAATCTTGTACAACAATTGACTAATGTGTAGGCTTAAACCAGAAAACTTGAAAGCCTACTACttgtggaaaccctaaaaataataatCACAAATAGATATAtacaaaacagaaaaatagaGCTGCTTTTAATTTGGGATGACTAAGCTTCAACTCCATCCTTTTCCATTTTCTTATTCTTATGCCATTAATACTGCAGCATTGTTATCATCAACAAAGATGTTATCAGAAGAAGAACCAGCAAAACCCAAATTGGATAAAACCAATTCTTCAATTGTCCTATCATTGATTCTTCTAGATCTTGAAGTGGAGAAATCAAAATCAAGATTAATCTCTTTAATTTCAGCTAATTTTAACAACTCTTTCTCTTCTAATCCTTTTGCTGGTCCAAGACtacatctttctgttccatgttTTGCTAATGCATCTTTGAATTTCTTAATCTGCAAAAACCAAAAACAGAACTAATTAGAAAAAGGGGCAACAAAATGAATCaaaattgagaagaagaagagattttgTGTTCTTACAGTTGCATTGGTGCAGCTGAAACTGCATAAACGACCCTCAGCTCCTCTGTAAAATCTAAAGAATGGTAGTACATGAATGTTGAGACTATAACACATTGGCTTAAGATCTTCATAATTCACTTTGAAAATTAGCGCATTTGGATTCTGCTCTGCAATTTGGCAAATCTGCAAGAtccataacaaaaacaaaaaaaaattaatcaaaaattatATAAATAAGAACCCCAAAACttgaattttgaagaaaaatttaGATGAATTTTGTCTAAGTACCTTGGGATGCAGAGCTTTACAACCACCACAACCAGGagaatagaaatcaagtataACAAGTTTATCACCAGCATCTAACAGGGATTCTACTAGTTCTGTAGCTGAATTGATTTCAATCATGTTTGGTTTTAGAGTTTTATCCCACCATCTCATTGAACGGCTTACACACAGTGATGCTTGTGCCTGAAAAATTAACCCCAAAAAATATTAATCAGATTTTTTCAATTAATACATTGAATGAAAAAAACCCTAGAAGAGGAGAAAAAAGTAAAATACGCACATTAACATAGAAATTTGAAGGAGGGGTTTTGAGAAGAGTCTGTTGTTGATCTGAAACAACAGCAACTTGAATTCCTTTAAATTCGGTCTTCAACACAGGTAATTCAAGAGTTTTCTGAAATAACAATGGAGAAGCCATTGGAGTAGAATGAACAGCTTGGGTTCTTCTCCTTTGAAACTCATTAGAACCAGAAAGGAAACAAACCCCAGTTTTCAAAGAAGAAGCCATTGGTGAACCAAttcagagagaaaaatattgACAGAGAAGAAGAGTTTTATGATCTCAGAAGAGAGAATGGGAGATTGAAGAGAATATAAAAACAGGGGAGAAGGAGGAGGAGTTGGTGGGGTATTGTGGTTTTATCTGTTTTGAAAGTTTTATCCATTACTAATCCATGACTTTTTATTTACTGACAGTCTGACACCAAGTTTGATGAGTTGTCAAGGACGTTTTGTGGATCATGCGGTTTCGGTTTTTTAGGTTTCGGTGGATAATTCTAGTGGTCCTCGTGAGGTTTACATAAACCCTAAGAGGGTGTTTGGATGGTAACAAGCTTTAGGGGAAAATGAATTCTTATTTTCTCGGACAACCAGACTCATATGGATCTGACTCAAAAATTTTAATTACTATAGAAAACTTGTATGTTCAATCAAATATGTGTCCCATAGGTATACTCTTATGGATCTGACTCAAAATTTTTAATTACTATAGAAAACTTGTATGTTCAATCAGATATGTGTCCCATAGGTATAAAATTATATCTGACTTAAATATCTTTGTATGAGATCTTGAATCCGAAAGATGAAAACACATATTATTGGATATCTAATTAGGATCGAGTCAGATTCATATCACGAGTAAAAGCATGTTTGTTTTTTGCTGACTCGAGGTCTGGATCACGAGTAAAAGCATGTTTGTTTTTTGCTGACTCGAGGTCTGGATCTGATTCGGTCCCTGACTTTGCCCGAATCAGATGTCAGAccgtttgatttttcttttgagtCAAATCTGACTCGCGATCTGAGTCAGacctaacccctgactcggatcAGGTAATAAATTATCCCCAACTCAAGGTAATAACTTATTGACTCATacttttgagtcagatctgacacaaaaaacaaacatattgaactAATTTCAGACGAATCAGGTGAGTCAGAAGAAAACAATGACGCTCTAAGATCCAAATAAACAAGATGTTAATTTTGGAAATCAAAATTCAATCCCTGGTGAAGTaaaatattttttgttgatgaGTCTTAAGAACTACGAAAAACAAAACTGCTAAAAGTATAAGTTATATTTTGCTTTTTGCATCAACTAGGACCGAAAGTACTTTCAAAAGTTAGAAgtaaaaaatagaagaaaattaCTACTATTTTGTTGCAAAAAActaatttcttttttaaaagTAATTGTTTAAGGTGTATCCAAATATGGgaagaaattattttttactTCATCTGGAATTCACTTCCAATGTGATTTCTGACTTTTTTACTTTCAAAATTTATTCTATACCACCAACCCTCCTGCATTGCTAAAGGTAGAAGTTTTCCTTTCTGACTGCCAAACATGTTATAGATTTTTGACACTATCAAAACACCGGAGTTTTGGCAGTTACCGTTGGTTTGGTAAAACGGCCAAACCGCGTTGTTGacttgttatttctatttctcaAACCGGATAAGGCTCCCTCGATAATGTAAATATTCAAAGTATTTGAATTGGAAATAATTCGTTGGTAATTCCAAAATTAGTGATTAGTTTGGAAGGGAGATCTAATGATTTAAATAAGGGCATCAATTATTGCCTACTAAAATGGGGTGAAGATGAGTAGGATCATTGTCATTCCACCATCACCATGTACCGGTGAGGAGACACAAGCTATTTATTTTCTACCAATGAATTATtgtcatcttgttttgttttagttATGGTCAATAAAATCTTACTAATACCTTTATTCATTTTGTCATTAACCATTTCCCCCGTGTATAGTTATAGAAAAGTAATACTGTCATTTTTTCTTTTAGCCTAAAACAAGGTGATACTATCTCTACCCCGGAAACAGAGATGGTATTGTATTAGATTTCCAAGTACTTTTAGGCAATTGCATCAGTCCGAAATAGGGACTTCAAGGCTCAAGTAGCACAAAACCAGTAATACCCAAACCCTTTCCCTTATAATGCAAGCGACGGGTAAGGGATTGACGGATCAACTGCTACATATCCTCACCATCTGCTCCCAGCTTTTCCTTGGTGACGTGTCTTCCATCTAAACCCCGTCCTTGAATTCTTTGGGACTCATGGTGGGTACCTGGCTGAATGCGATCGGCCAATTAGGACGCGACACATCACAAGAGAAAAGCTTTTGGGGAGAAGTGGTGGGGTGTAAAATATTTTCAGTGATCGGGGTGTCAATAGCATACAGTGATGCAGCATCATAAAAGGGCACGCACGCGCACATACACACACAAAATTGTGTATTGGCAATTGTATATTTAAACATCTTTGAAATGTATGGAATTAGTCCCTAGAAGTAACATGTATGATGACCACGCCCCCTAAAAAGGACTTCCGGGAACacgaaacaaaacttcaaaatgcATTTACCAGTTTGAAGTCTGTCACCATAGATGGCATTTGTCAGCATGGGCGGAGCTACACTTTGATTTTACCTAGCCCTAAAGTTCGGAAAAACTTTGAATTTTACTTTCGTTTTTAAGCCTGACTAAAAAATCATGCCTAAAAAATAGGCTTAACCCAGGtgcaaacaaaaaaatcaagccCAACTAATTTCCAAGCCACTCCCAGATGTGAAAATGAGATCCATTCTTTCAGATTTTTTCACTGAGAAACCCACGGACAGAAAACTTCAGGCGCGCCCCCATTTTTCTGGAAAAAAGTATTCTCAGACCCATAGTTTATAAAATTCTGtttcattctttcttcttcttcttcttcttcaattccttctCTCTGTTATTTCTCTTTTATCATTAGTTTTACCTCAGCTGAAACCAAGAGAAGAGATGGAGGCTCCTGAGGGTGAGAGCTGATGAATGTCGAGAGCAATTTGAAAAGAAATTGAAGGGGGTTTCAGCagattcatgaaactgagaagatgaagataatgatTTAATCAGAAATTGAtcgagatgatgatgatgttaactGTTATCGATTCAATACGATGGGGGAGATTTGAATTGGAATTTAGTGTTTGAGTCTGTATGAAGATGGAGGAATTGGTTTGACTTAGGAGATGggtttgatgatttgagagatTACACAATATTTGAGAGTCTTTGAAGATTTGGTTTATATGGTGTAACTGCCGTGAAGAAGAATGGGTTCGAGTGTAAGAAGATCTGGAGCTTTAGAAGCTAGGTTTGAGCATAATTTGGGGAATATGGATGTTGAACTCATGGATAGTGGTGTACTGAAGTGCAGTTGAGCTGAATTGCTTGAGCTCATGGAGGATATGGGTTGATTTGATGTTTGCTGTGTTGGTAGGCGATTTTGCTGCGCACTGTGAAGGGGAGTAGAAATGGCTCAAGTATTGAGATGTTAATGATATTCTGGTGATACTGTGAATGGATGGAAGATATGGATTTCATGGGTTACTGAaatgaagtagatgtatgaatgGCTTGGTGCTGGTATTGCTGCGATAAGGTGGAAGTGTTAGTGTTCTACCGGATATGGAGTAGGTGGTTCAGTGCATTCAATTGTAGGCGTGTGTTGGGTTATGAAGCTGCTACAACTGGTTGGCAGAATGGATGAAGCTACAGAAGTTAGGTTGCTGCGGCTATGGTTCATGGGCTGGAGTGTTGTTAGGTGCTTCAGATGGTGGTGTTTGTTGTGTGGAGTTGGTTTTGAAGAAACTGGTGATGTCGTGCAGATGAATGAGAGTGCAAAGATGAAGCTGCTACAGATGTTGTTTTGAGTTGGAAATGGTTGCTGGTAAAATGGGTTTTCGATGGAGTCTGTGATGCTGTTGTAATGGACTAGCTAGTGTTGATGCAGATGCGAAGATGGTGATAGAAAATTTTGCTATGGTTTGCTGGTGATTCTAATGGCTGTGATGTTTAGGAGTTGAACGAGCAAAATAGGGATGTGGTTATAAAATTCTGTTTCGTTATAGCGTGTTATAATAATGTAGGAGTTAGAAAATTAGAGAATGAGAATGGATGAAGAAACCATTCGGTTCATCTTTTTAGACTTTGGTCTGGAAATTTCATAGTAGTGGGGCGAAATACTAAAATAGTGGACTCGGTAGATtgaaaaatggatgcataacacattatccgacatctttgttattttgtgtgaaattgaaaattgatgcataatgcatcatgcagtcgagaaaatggatgcataacctgatatgcatccaaaatacggctgcataatgcattatgcattgagaaaattgttgaataatcttttatgcatcgagaaaatggatgcataacctgatatgcatccttaaacaTAGTTGtataacgcattatgcatcaatttttctatacgcactaaaatcaaccaaaacaatggctacataacgtgttatagatgcataacttgttatgcagtcgaaaaaatggttgcataattcgttatgcgtctgcataatgtgttatgcatcttttttggagtcTGTATAAcgaatatgtagtcagttttcgaaatttttccctgaaatgatgatcacctccgattttttcgtgaaaaacaaaaatttgatattgttgtttatactcgttgcgtagctctcttaaaaatatttccaacaatataaaatttgtaaaattccaagacgtggatttttagatatgttatatccaagtttgcTTACCAATTATActcctgaaaaattaggctgcatgacgtgttatgcctgaaaaaatagtatgcataacgagttatgcattgattcttaataatttcagataattttgggtgtcacggtatctaaaattaattgtaggtatgacaataagaatattatttattttgtgtctccccctaatttccccccGCAGATTCAATTTCTAGTTCAATCACTGTTTGTCGGTTACGGTAAGGAGGTGCTCATCCAATTTTTACAACTCTATTAAACTTACACTCACATTAACACCGAAATTCAGGACTTTTATAAAAGGTTACCAAATTCCACCAGGATTATTAAattctactccctccgtcccaaattagatgagctagttgaagtttgcacaatttttaagacaatgaGGAAAGGGAACTATATTTAAGTGttctttacaattatacccttatagataataactagtaaaacttagaaacaATTTATCTCTTCAACTATACCATAATTTttcataaactttataccgttgaaaagcactTTAAAATACTTATGCACCGAATATAAACTtgtctatcaaattatacatatttcttacggtaacaataatcaattaaaagagtagttttagaaatatccctttgattagtgaaatagctcatctattttgggacaaaatttaaaaccaaccagctcatctaatttgggtcAGAAGAAGTCTGTGATTGAAGGTGGGTTTGTTTTTACTTATTACTAGGTACTGATAATTCCCATAAATTTTGGTAATTAACCCCAATATCAACTTAGTTTTAATTTTCCATATTCATCCAACATATAATCATGGATGAGACATTCGATTATTAAAGCAACAATGAAAATGGATGGCTTCGTCACATACAAGTAGGAGCTGTTACTAAAGGCAAACATTGGCAATAAATATGATATGGTTAAGTATTATTTTGTTACTACATGACCTGGAAACTAGTAAGTAGACAGGCTCCACCATTCGTTCATTTCATCATTTACTACCAAAGAAACCCTCCGGTTGGGCATCCTTGGTATGGATGGATGTCATGCGAGTGGTGGGAATACGATTATTTTGTCAGATTAGCCCAAGGCTTAGGAACTGAATTATGTGTTTGGAATTCATGGAGAAAGCGATGAATAATATAGATAGGGTTAAGTTTCAGATAGAGAAAGTTTGGCCCATAGTTTCTGTTCAAATTGTGGGTGTGGTTTTTAATTGGATTTTCTTGGTGTTTGAGATTctagaaacaaaaacaaattgtTTTTGTAGTGGATGAAGCATGGCATTTAATGATTATTGGTAGTATTTGTCTGTGTTTTTGTTCACTTCCCATGTCTCAGTGGTCTTTCGAGACCCGCTTAATCTCATCTGTCTATCCATTTCATTGATACTCGTGGCTCACAGAAAAGAACGGATTAAATTAAGATAGAAACTACATAGAATCATAAGGATCTCTGATTCTAGCCAATTGGCTAGGTGAAGCCGCCAATTTTCTAAACCAATAATGGATAATGTATACTTGGTTATTACCAGTTTTGCTGAAGCCAATACTAATATAGAAATTCATTTATCGGGATTACGTGTCTTATGTGGATTGGTACCGGTCTTAACAAAATTAATatcaatcctttttttcttttcgtaatccagataaaaaataatattaaagttATTAGTAATTTCTAAAGATATCTAAAGAACAATTTCATGTAGGGGTACTAGCGTGTGAGTCTGATGTCTAATACTCCCTTAGACAGTTAATGAGAACATGATTTGTGCTGGTTGGTTTTTGTAAACTCATTAGAACCAGGAATGAAAAGGCCCCGCTTTTTAAAGCTTTATCCATTACTCGTACCATTTTATTTCCGTAGGACATACTAATTGGTCctaagaataatatattagagttagtttggTTTAGTTGATTCAGTCCTGTGTCTGTTTGTTccttttaaaaatataaattgttgttttcaaaaaattattgtttggtcctagggtggacAATATCCACGCGGGATGATGTCATCAATGATGTCATAGTCCTTTGATAGTGGCAAAATACTCTTTTTTatctcttaataaaaataaataaataaaaacttaaaatatcttttgaacaatatgtccaaaaatgaaaaattttatatattcgaaagccctcgacgatagcgttccaacgagtaccattgtTGCTACGTTTCGAAGCTTTTAATTTTTGACTTATTTTTAGCTATAAAATGAAttattatacgagttcattctacaaaatgaactattatacgagttcattctacaaaatcaaCTACTTTAATGAACTATCATGCTAGTTAGTTTATTCCAAAAAGTGAACTCTTTGATTAAAtaacatacgagttcattctacaaaatgaactaccatacgacttcattctacaaaatgaactggtataatgaactattattacgagttcattatacaatatgaacacctatcacgggttcattctacaatatgaactaccgtttacgagttcattttataaaatgaactaccataatgaacaactattacgagttcattctacaatatgaacaccATTCTTAAttactattacgagttcatttgacaacatgaattatcaatcctacaataTGAATAACTATTATGAGTTCATTCGAAATTAAGAACATCTAACACGAGTTCATTCTTCAATAtgaactataataatgaactaCCATTCCGACTTTGTTCTTCAAATTGAACAATTACTATGAGTTTATTTTACAAAATAAATTGCTAGTGTATACAAGTTCATTCTACGAAATGAACTGCTAGAACTAGAATGAACTATCATGTTATAAAATAGTGTTCATTCTCGAATATGAACTACTATTATGCCGAAAAAAATTAAAAGCTCCGAAACATAGcgacaatggtactcgttggGCTATCGTCGGGGGCTTTcctaatatataaaatttattaatttgtgacttatattttgagagatatttaatttttaaacttttatTTATTAAGATTAGGAGGAGAGAGAAATTAATAGAGAAAATAAGAGAAAGAAATAGTATTTtagatatttttatatttttaattaataatgGACCAAATGAAAAAGATGATTTTTAAAAAGACCAAATAGATATGGACCGCCTAAAAGAAGACCAAACCATATTTTTTCCTTTATTTACCGACTGTCAAGGCCCGGCCGTGGATGATGCGGTTTCGGTTTTTTATCATTTTAGTGGTCCTCCTTATACACAAGCCGTGTATTTTAGACACTGGATATTGGGAACTCAACAGTAGAGATGTGACAGTGAAGCAACTAGGGTGTGTGTTTGTTTGTTTTGGCACTTATTGTTGGTTGTTGTTGAATTTTCACCGAGTTATTTAAGAACTCATAATTGGGGATGGtaaaacaataaataaaattatgatcaTTATCCAAATAAATTTATTCATGAGAACTACTTATAGTTTATAGTAGTTTATTCGGTAACTGAAAGCAAAAGTGTTAGAAGCAGGTTTTAATTTTGTATGCTTCACGACTTAAAGTATATCCAAACACCCAAAATTATTGTTTTCGTTTTAGAAATTAGACGGAAATTTGATGCCAACTTAATTTCTGACTTTTCGA
Above is a genomic segment from Papaver somniferum cultivar HN1 chromosome 10, ASM357369v1, whole genome shotgun sequence containing:
- the LOC113318059 gene encoding thioredoxin-like 1-2, chloroplastic; the protein is MASSLKTGVCFLSGSNEFQRRRTQAVHSTPMASPLLFQKTLELPVLKTEFKGIQVAVVSDQQQTLLKTPPSNFYVNAQASLCVSRSMRWWDKTLKPNMIEINSATELVESLLDAGDKLVILDFYSPGCGGCKALHPKICQIAEQNPNALIFKVNYEDLKPMCYSLNIHVLPFFRFYRGAEGRLCSFSCTNATIKKFKDALAKHGTERCSLGPAKGLEEKELLKLAEIKEINLDFDFSTSRSRRINDRTIEELVLSNLGFAGSSSDNIFVDDNNAAVLMA